In Legionella spiritensis, the following proteins share a genomic window:
- a CDS encoding XRE family transcriptional regulator, whose protein sequence is MKNATKVKKDSSAMGQRIKRARMLAGLSRKDLEEKHGISIHTLQSWELGRNPLNKAKAASLVEILNQYDVSCSIDWLLKGIGKGPSIIENEFQNYPFLTDTVGNLLVSEQAIQKEIDFFKTNNPNAVVIMVSDDAMEPEYMSGDFIGGIKFIDRDKKGECVGHNCIVETTDGIFFRRLIKSEDKYLLVCNNNKTSVSDPVISADSILSIAPVIWHRWKFDALSN, encoded by the coding sequence ATGAAAAATGCTACTAAAGTAAAAAAAGATAGTTCTGCAATGGGGCAACGCATCAAAAGAGCGCGTATGCTTGCTGGCTTATCTCGAAAAGATTTGGAAGAAAAGCATGGAATCAGTATCCATACGCTTCAATCATGGGAACTTGGAAGAAACCCTTTAAATAAAGCCAAAGCTGCTTCTTTAGTAGAAATACTTAATCAATATGATGTGAGTTGCTCAATTGATTGGTTATTAAAAGGCATAGGAAAAGGCCCATCAATAATCGAAAATGAATTTCAAAATTATCCATTTCTTACAGATACAGTTGGTAACCTTCTCGTCTCAGAACAAGCCATACAAAAAGAAATAGACTTCTTTAAAACGAATAACCCAAACGCTGTTGTGATAATGGTCTCAGATGATGCAATGGAACCAGAGTATATGTCTGGTGATTTTATCGGTGGTATTAAGTTTATTGATCGGGACAAGAAGGGAGAATGTGTGGGGCATAATTGTATTGTGGAAACCACAGACGGTATTTTTTTTCGCCGGTTGATTAAAAGTGAAGATAAGTATTTATTGGTTTGTAATAACAACAAAACATCAGTCAGTGATCCCGTTATTTCAGCAGACTCAATTTTATCCATCGCCCCAGTTATTTGGCATCGATGGAAATTTGATGCCTTATCAAATTAG
- a CDS encoding endonuclease translates to MLDHITMALHALEPHSFASSKKIAGALFASHRVTLYCQCRFDQDNRIDLKSCGMDSGSNKKRAHRVEWEHMMPAENFGRQFRCWREKLCKDSKGRAYKGRKCCARIDKAFQKAEAELYNLWPANGLINQIRSNYRYSSIPGKRQTYGCGFYVDRALRKAEPPDSAKGIVARANLFMADKYGIRLSRQQKQLFNAWNRDFPVTEFERTWSRQVARVEGYANSYIR, encoded by the coding sequence TTGCTTGACCACATCACAATGGCTTTGCACGCGCTGGAACCTCATTCTTTTGCCAGCTCCAAAAAAATCGCAGGTGCGTTGTTTGCCAGTCACCGCGTTACCTTGTATTGCCAGTGTCGATTCGATCAAGACAATCGCATTGATTTAAAAAGCTGCGGGATGGATTCGGGATCCAATAAAAAACGCGCTCATCGCGTGGAGTGGGAACACATGATGCCTGCTGAAAATTTCGGTCGTCAGTTTCGCTGCTGGCGGGAGAAATTATGCAAAGACAGCAAGGGCAGGGCGTATAAGGGCCGTAAATGCTGCGCCAGAATAGACAAGGCGTTTCAAAAAGCGGAAGCGGAACTTTATAATTTATGGCCGGCCAATGGTTTGATTAATCAGATACGCAGTAATTACCGGTATTCGTCAATTCCTGGTAAAAGGCAGACCTACGGTTGTGGTTTTTATGTCGACAGGGCATTGAGAAAAGCCGAGCCCCCTGATTCTGCAAAAGGTATAGTGGCCAGGGCTAATTTATTCATGGCCGATAAATATGGGATACGATTAAGCAGGCAGCAAAAACAGTTGTTTAACGCCTGGAACAGAGATTTTCCGGTGACTGAATTTGAGCGGACATGGTCACGTCAGGTGGCCAGGGTTGAAGGGTATGCAAACTCTTATATTCGATGA
- a CDS encoding tetratricopeptide repeat protein, whose product MPDTKREKTKLDIKSHSNSELVKLISQQMLEGDYSYASLWISIVNFSKRTPETRESRQIQALINDLREQCEDRIKEDDSHAMIIRGGMHHLGAGERIDYNKAIALYDKAIELNNPAAMNSRAFMHQNGQGGPVNYPEAIRLYEMAIELGDASAMYNRAVMHRHGQGGPVNYPEAIRLYEMAIVLNHADAMNNRGLMHKMGQGGPENYPEAIRLFEMANRLGRRQANLNLNNIYKLEMANSAETALELLDVIWDDLLAGLPFTEHTLTLLGTHCKNEILARLTDIQSKPGTNLKFISELITNHDHPLTKILDHGKSLKSYSQYLLRRAKTIFQGGRHEKYHTEELQSLSTHGKSLLNQRMTFFKGVRDEGSVLSTLPEETAEHLLSFVHPGEPRRTV is encoded by the coding sequence ATGCCCGATACAAAACGAGAAAAAACCAAACTGGATATCAAATCGCACTCTAACAGTGAGTTGGTTAAGTTGATTTCACAACAAATGCTCGAAGGGGATTACTCCTACGCCTCACTCTGGATATCAATAGTTAATTTTTCCAAACGCACTCCTGAGACCAGGGAATCCCGACAAATTCAAGCATTAATCAATGACCTCAGAGAACAATGCGAAGACCGCATCAAGGAAGACGACTCTCATGCCATGATCATTCGCGGCGGGATGCACCATCTCGGTGCCGGGGAGCGGATTGATTACAACAAGGCGATAGCCCTCTATGACAAGGCCATCGAACTTAATAACCCTGCCGCCATGAACAGCCGTGCTTTTATGCATCAAAATGGTCAAGGTGGTCCCGTAAATTACCCGGAAGCCATCAGGCTTTATGAGATGGCCATTGAATTGGGTGATGCTTCCGCCATGTACAACCGTGCCGTGATGCATCGACATGGTCAAGGTGGTCCCGTAAATTACCCGGAAGCCATCAGGCTTTATGAGATGGCCATTGTATTGAATCATGCTGACGCCATGAACAACCGTGGCTTGATGCATAAGATGGGTCAAGGTGGTCCTGAAAATTATCCGGAGGCCATCCGACTTTTCGAGATGGCAAACAGGCTGGGGAGAAGACAAGCCAACTTAAACCTGAACAATATATATAAGCTCGAAATGGCAAACAGTGCCGAAACCGCGCTCGAATTACTGGATGTCATCTGGGACGATCTCCTTGCCGGGCTGCCCTTTACTGAGCATACCCTGACCCTGCTTGGCACCCATTGTAAAAATGAGATTCTTGCCCGCTTAACGGACATACAATCCAAACCGGGTACCAATCTCAAATTTATCAGCGAATTAATCACCAACCACGACCATCCATTGACTAAAATCCTGGATCATGGAAAATCGCTCAAGAGCTACAGCCAATATCTGCTCCGCCGGGCTAAGACGATATTTCAAGGTGGCCGGCATGAAAAATACCACACCGAGGAACTTCAATCGCTCAGTACCCACGGCAAATCCCTGCTCAATCAGCGCATGACGTTTTTTAAAGGGGTCAGAGATGAAGGCTCCGTTTTATCGACTCTTCCTGAAGAAACAGCAGAACACCTTTTGTCTTTCGTGCACCCAGGGGAACCACGTCGAACGGTATAA
- a CDS encoding tetratricopeptide repeat protein, producing the protein MPDTKREKTKLDIKSHSNSELVKLISQQMLEGDYSYASLWISIVNFSKRTPDTRESRQIQALINDLREQCEDRIKEDDSHAMTVRGMMHKHAHGGRKDYAEAIRLFDKAIELKNPAAMNNRALMHQHGQGGPVNYREAIRLYEMAIRLGDAAAMRNRALMHEDGVGGPVNYPEAIRLYEMAIRLGDAIAMCNRALMHEDGVGGPVNNPEAIRLFEQAIVWGHAAAMYNRAVMHKQGQGGPVNYPEAIRLYEQAIELGNASACNNRAWMHQKGLGGDVNYPEAIRLYDKAIELGNAYAMKNRAFMHKKGQGGPVNYPEAIRLYEMANRLGNSSAKLNLNNIYRLESVNNADAALKLLNVIWDDLLAGLPFTEHTLTLLGTHCKDEILARLTDKESKPGTNLKFISQLITNCDLPLTQILNHGKTTSDTEELQSLSAYGKSLLNQRMTFFKGVRDEGSVLSTLPEETAEHLLSFVHPGEPRQTV; encoded by the coding sequence ATGCCCGATACAAAGCGAGAAAAAACCAAACTGGATATCAAATCGCACTCTAACAGTGAGTTGGTTAAGTTGATTTCACAACAAATGCTCGAAGGTGATTACTCCTACGCCTCACTCTGGATATCAATAGTTAATTTTTCCAAACGCACTCCTGACACCAGGGAATCCCGACAAATTCAAGCATTAATCAATGACCTAAGAGAACAATGCGAAGACCGCATCAAGGAAGACGACTCTCATGCCATGACTGTTCGCGGCATGATGCATAAACATGCTCACGGTGGTCGCAAAGATTACGCGGAAGCCATCAGACTTTTTGACAAGGCCATCGAACTTAAGAACCCTGCCGCCATGAACAACCGTGCCTTGATGCATCAACATGGTCAAGGTGGCCCCGTTAATTACCGGGAGGCTATCAGGCTTTATGAGATGGCCATTCGATTGGGTGATGCTGCCGCCATGCGCAACCGTGCCTTGATGCATGAAGACGGAGTGGGTGGTCCCGTAAATTATCCGGAGGCCATCAGGCTTTATGAGATGGCCATTCGATTGGGTGATGCTATCGCCATGTGCAACCGTGCCTTGATGCATGAAGACGGGGTGGGTGGTCCCGTTAATAACCCGGAAGCCATCAGACTTTTTGAGCAGGCCATTGTATGGGGTCATGCTGCCGCCATGTACAACCGTGCCGTGATGCATAAACAAGGTCAAGGTGGTCCCGTTAATTATCCGGAAGCCATCAGGCTTTATGAACAGGCCATTGAATTGGGTAATGCCTCCGCCTGTAACAACCGTGCCTGGATGCATCAAAAGGGTCTGGGTGGCGACGTTAATTACCCGGAAGCCATCAGGCTTTATGACAAGGCCATTGAATTGGGTAATGCTTATGCCATGAAAAACCGTGCCTTTATGCATAAAAAAGGTCAAGGTGGTCCCGTTAATTACCCGGAGGCCATCAGGCTTTATGAAATGGCAAACAGGTTGGGGAATTCATCAGCCAAATTAAACCTGAACAATATATATAGACTCGAATCGGTAAACAATGCTGATGCCGCGCTCAAATTACTGAATGTCATCTGGGACGACTTGCTTGCCGGGCTGCCCTTTACTGAACATACCCTGACCCTGCTTGGCACCCATTGTAAAGATGAGATTCTTGCCCGCTTAACAGACAAGGAATCCAAACCGGGTACCAATCTCAAATTTATCAGCCAATTAATCACCAACTGCGACCTTCCGTTGACTCAAATCCTGAATCATGGAAAAACAACAAGTGACACCGAAGAACTTCAATCGCTCAGTGCCTACGGCAAATCCCTGCTCAATCAGCGCATGACGTTTTTTAAAGGGGTCAGAGATGAAGGCTCCGTTTTATCGACTCTTCCTGAAGAAACAGCAGAACACCTTTTGTCTTTCGTGCACCCAGGGGAACCACGTCAAACGGTATAA
- a CDS encoding tyrosine-type recombinase/integrase, giving the protein MNLLKPKKDKNSKFVIDKISSQVSVQFDTNSLKAWLGYYFEVHVKGAPEKTEQAKMSDLTKFIRFFEREVGHDQVDSWTPAVSKQFQRTLTKTISPVTQKPYKATTVNRTMATIRHVGRWLHQHRPLLAGDPLAQVKDVQVDAPDWNGLTSRQLMRLKSSCEQRIKSCTRKNQNPLLEAAIFYTLLGSGLRASELVCLDVYQYERKGLSSVVRHKSKRVTGRVPLPIESRQFLEQYIEQRNPEPDEPLFVSRYNTRLKTLDVYRTCQRLVKQALAFLPDEEKFDFTPHMLRHTFLKRVTDKHGVHFAQEVSGNVSIKEIFRYAKPSEDEIQENIEKIFS; this is encoded by the coding sequence TTGAATTTATTAAAGCCTAAAAAGGACAAAAATTCAAAATTTGTGATAGATAAGATTTCAAGCCAGGTGAGTGTTCAATTTGATACCAATTCATTAAAAGCATGGCTTGGCTATTATTTTGAAGTTCATGTCAAAGGCGCACCTGAAAAAACGGAACAGGCAAAAATGTCTGATCTGACAAAATTTATTCGGTTCTTTGAAAGGGAAGTAGGGCATGACCAGGTGGATAGTTGGACACCAGCCGTTAGCAAGCAATTTCAAAGGACATTAACAAAAACAATATCTCCTGTTACTCAAAAACCATATAAGGCAACAACTGTTAATCGAACCATGGCTACCATTCGTCATGTTGGTAGATGGCTCCATCAACATAGACCATTGTTGGCAGGTGATCCATTAGCACAAGTTAAAGATGTTCAGGTTGATGCGCCTGATTGGAACGGTTTAACAAGCCGTCAATTAATGCGACTTAAATCTTCTTGTGAGCAACGAATTAAAAGTTGTACGCGTAAAAATCAAAATCCGTTATTGGAAGCAGCAATATTTTATACCTTACTTGGTAGCGGACTTCGGGCATCAGAACTTGTTTGTTTAGATGTTTATCAATATGAAAGAAAAGGGCTATCAAGTGTTGTTCGCCATAAAAGTAAGCGAGTAACGGGTAGGGTGCCTTTACCAATAGAGTCTAGGCAGTTTTTAGAGCAATATATAGAACAAAGAAATCCTGAGCCAGATGAGCCGCTATTTGTAAGTCGATACAATACACGCCTCAAAACACTTGATGTTTATCGAACATGTCAGAGGCTAGTTAAACAAGCTCTGGCATTTTTACCAGATGAAGAAAAATTTGATTTTACCCCGCATATGCTGCGACATACATTTCTAAAACGAGTTACTGATAAACATGGCGTTCATTTTGCTCAAGAGGTTAGTGGGAATGTATCAATAAAAGAGATATTTCGTTATGCAAAGCCAAGTGAGGATGAAATACAAGAGAATATAGAAAAAATATTTTCGTGA
- a CDS encoding IS256 family transposase, translating to MTHDIDELAKEIAKTCKTQEDFTEFFKQLKRRGLEATLSGELTHHLGYDKHAKAVERKSNSRNGYSKKTIQVNEGEMEIAVPRDRTGTFEPHIIPKYATRFDGLDEKIISFYARGLSTRDIQSELEEIYGTTISPTLISSVTDAVLSDVRAWQARPLDSCFPIVYLDCIVVKVKTDKGIINKSVYLALGVNTDGYKELLGMWISQNEGAKFWLNVLTDIKNRGLDEIFIACVDGLTGFPEAIETVYPHAKVQLCIVHKIRNSLAYVSWKDRKILAADLKTIYSAKTLIEAEMALEAFSEKWDDQYPSISSSWRRDWIRITPFFDYPADIRRAIYTTNAIESLNMTLRKVIKNKRMFPSDESVFKLLYLAIERIARKWTMPIHNWKPAMNRFMIEFGDRVTE from the coding sequence ATGACTCATGATATAGATGAATTGGCCAAGGAAATAGCCAAGACGTGTAAAACGCAAGAAGACTTCACTGAGTTTTTTAAACAGCTAAAGCGTCGAGGCTTAGAGGCTACGCTATCCGGAGAACTTACGCATCATTTAGGCTATGACAAGCATGCCAAGGCTGTTGAACGCAAGAGCAACAGTCGTAATGGGTACAGCAAGAAGACTATTCAGGTTAATGAAGGCGAAATGGAAATAGCGGTGCCACGTGACCGAACAGGCACATTTGAACCTCATATTATCCCTAAATACGCTACCCGCTTTGATGGTCTTGATGAAAAAATCATTTCATTTTATGCCCGAGGTTTAAGTACACGCGACATCCAAAGCGAGCTTGAAGAAATCTATGGTACAACCATATCACCCACATTGATTTCAAGCGTGACAGACGCGGTTTTATCAGATGTACGTGCCTGGCAGGCAAGGCCTCTGGATAGTTGCTTCCCCATTGTTTATTTGGATTGTATTGTCGTTAAAGTAAAGACTGACAAAGGTATTATTAACAAATCCGTCTATTTGGCATTGGGTGTTAATACAGATGGCTACAAAGAACTTCTGGGCATGTGGATTAGCCAAAATGAAGGCGCAAAATTTTGGCTAAACGTACTGACAGATATAAAAAATCGTGGCCTGGATGAAATATTTATTGCGTGTGTTGATGGACTTACTGGCTTTCCAGAAGCCATTGAAACAGTATATCCACACGCTAAAGTTCAGCTTTGCATTGTACACAAAATTCGAAATTCATTGGCTTATGTCAGCTGGAAAGACCGTAAAATCCTTGCTGCTGATTTAAAAACAATCTACAGTGCCAAAACACTCATTGAGGCTGAAATGGCGCTGGAAGCATTTTCTGAGAAATGGGACGACCAATACCCATCCATAAGCTCCTCATGGCGCAGAGACTGGATACGTATTACCCCATTTTTTGATTATCCAGCTGACATCCGTCGAGCCATATATACGACAAATGCCATCGAATCGTTGAATATGACTTTGCGAAAGGTAATTAAAAATAAAAGAATGTTCCCATCTGACGAATCAGTTTTTAAATTGCTCTATCTTGCGATTGAACGAATTGCTCGGAAATGGACAATGCCGATCCACAACTGGAAGCCAGCTATGAATCGGTTTATGATCGAATTCGGTGATAGAGTTACTGAATAA
- a CDS encoding helix-turn-helix domain-containing protein: protein MKKYIVRLSPEERVELEGVVKKLRGSPQKVKRAQILLKADVNGVNWPDAKIAEAFDCRIQTVEDVRKRLVLEGFDTALNGKKPKNPPRARRLSGEQEAQLIAMRLGTPPGGYGSWTLSLLRDEMIRLEIVDTIGRETIRGILKKTV, encoded by the coding sequence ATGAAAAAATATATAGTGCGCCTGTCGCCAGAAGAAAGGGTTGAGCTTGAAGGAGTAGTGAAGAAACTGAGAGGTAGTCCGCAGAAAGTAAAGCGCGCACAGATATTGTTGAAAGCAGATGTTAATGGGGTCAACTGGCCTGACGCCAAGATAGCCGAAGCATTTGACTGTCGCATACAAACTGTTGAGGATGTACGCAAGCGTCTTGTATTGGAAGGATTTGACACTGCGCTCAATGGAAAAAAACCAAAGAATCCACCCCGGGCAAGACGGCTATCTGGAGAACAGGAAGCGCAATTAATAGCGATGCGTCTTGGAACGCCACCTGGTGGGTATGGAAGCTGGACTCTGAGTCTTCTCAGGGATGAAATGATAAGACTCGAGATAGTGGATACCATAGGCAGAGAAACGATCAGGGGCATTCTAAAAAAAACGGTCTGA
- a CDS encoding IS630 family transposase, with translation MPPESDGEFAAGMEDVLEIYSRSFNPLVPVICMDEQPIQLLNETRTPISATRHHPKRVDYEYERAGTASIFMFTEPLAGTRTVSVRSRRTKIDWAIEMEQLIRTQYASADKIILVCDNLNTHTRGAFYEAFPAEKAREIVRKIEFHHTPKHGSWLNIAECELSAMTSQCINNRRFGSIELLAEETRAWAQKTNQKQKGVNWQFSIDNARHKLKSIYPRIECG, from the coding sequence ATTCCGCCAGAATCGGACGGTGAATTTGCGGCAGGCATGGAGGATGTTCTTGAAATTTACTCACGCTCTTTCAATCCACTGGTACCGGTAATTTGCATGGATGAACAACCTATCCAGCTTCTGAATGAAACAAGAACACCGATTTCAGCAACAAGACATCATCCAAAACGCGTTGACTATGAATATGAGCGGGCAGGAACGGCATCCATATTCATGTTTACAGAACCCCTTGCTGGAACCCGGACGGTTAGCGTGCGTTCTCGCCGCACAAAGATAGATTGGGCTATAGAAATGGAACAGTTGATACGTACCCAATATGCAAGTGCTGACAAAATTATTCTGGTTTGCGACAACTTGAATACGCATACACGCGGTGCATTCTATGAGGCATTCCCTGCGGAAAAAGCACGCGAAATTGTGCGGAAAATCGAGTTTCACCATACCCCAAAACATGGTAGCTGGTTGAATATTGCAGAATGCGAGCTCAGCGCCATGACCAGTCAGTGTATCAATAACAGACGGTTTGGCAGTATTGAGCTTTTGGCAGAAGAAACACGCGCTTGGGCACAAAAAACAAATCAGAAGCAGAAAGGGGTTAACTGGCAATTCAGCATCGATAATGCACGTCACAAACTGAAATCAATTTACCCACGCATTGAATGCGGATAA
- a CDS encoding gamma-glutamylcyclotransferase codes for MCFIENKNISEIMCKLLKSSCMGLLLIVIPPMKAASDTCHPKINPKLPQYIAGYGSLIDEQSKKTTDSNAYENIPVLIKGFKRSWCAHGNLPGFNATFLSLNENEKGIFNGVIYRVRDSKEIELYDTRETVYCRKELSIEQIKIYTKNIPEKMQVWIYYPKSIQDDQPSALSAFNAWVN; via the coding sequence ATGTGTTTTATTGAAAATAAGAATATATCTGAAATCATGTGTAAGCTCTTAAAATCATCCTGCATGGGCTTATTGTTGATAGTTATCCCTCCGATGAAAGCAGCCTCGGATACATGCCATCCCAAAATAAACCCCAAATTACCTCAATATATAGCGGGTTATGGAAGTTTGATTGATGAGCAATCTAAAAAGACTACAGACTCAAACGCTTATGAGAACATTCCTGTTTTAATTAAAGGCTTTAAAAGGAGCTGGTGTGCGCACGGTAATTTGCCAGGATTCAATGCAACTTTTTTGTCTTTAAATGAAAACGAAAAAGGGATATTTAACGGCGTAATTTATAGAGTTCGTGATTCCAAAGAAATAGAGCTATATGACACCAGAGAAACTGTTTACTGCAGGAAAGAGTTAAGCATCGAACAAATTAAAATATATACAAAAAATATTCCTGAAAAAATGCAGGTATGGATTTACTATCCAAAATCAATACAAGATGATCAACCTAGTGCCTTATCCGCATTCAATGCGTGGGTAAATTGA
- a CDS encoding polyprenyl synthetase family protein: MTVDRLKALVSDDFDAVNSLIVDKIQSQVGLIDDLSKHIVESGGKRLRPLLVLLSSHACDYQGNDHIPLAAMIEFFHTATLLHDDVVDESTLRRGRETANEIWGSKASILVGDYLFTQSVQLMASVSNWGIVRLLADTSHQISCGEVKQLVNRHNPSVSIEDYLDVIRSKTALLFAASASIGALLGESGEAVNKNMYDYGLHLGNAFQLIDDALDYCSNAETIGKNIGDDLADGKATMPLLYILKYGTPEQKELIENSLREGGLTNLDSILNALESTKAIEFTKNFAAREIDHALSALAILPNSPYKEALTELAHFALNRNH, translated from the coding sequence ATGACGGTAGACCGATTAAAGGCATTGGTTAGTGATGATTTTGATGCTGTTAATAGTCTGATTGTTGACAAAATCCAGTCTCAGGTAGGCTTGATTGATGACCTGTCGAAGCATATCGTGGAAAGCGGAGGCAAGCGTTTACGCCCGTTATTAGTGCTCTTGTCCAGTCATGCCTGCGACTACCAGGGAAATGATCACATCCCTTTGGCCGCCATGATCGAATTCTTTCATACCGCAACGTTGCTGCATGACGACGTGGTAGATGAATCAACCTTGCGCCGTGGCCGGGAAACAGCCAATGAAATATGGGGCAGCAAGGCCAGTATTCTGGTCGGCGACTATCTTTTCACGCAATCCGTTCAACTCATGGCTAGCGTAAGTAACTGGGGCATTGTCCGCCTGCTGGCTGATACTTCCCATCAAATCAGTTGCGGAGAAGTCAAACAACTGGTCAATCGCCATAATCCTTCCGTATCGATAGAAGACTATCTGGATGTTATCCGTTCAAAAACAGCCCTGTTATTCGCCGCCTCAGCGTCCATAGGCGCCCTTTTGGGCGAGTCGGGAGAAGCGGTCAATAAAAATATGTATGACTACGGACTTCATCTGGGTAACGCATTTCAACTCATTGACGACGCGCTGGATTATTGTTCCAACGCCGAGACTATCGGAAAAAATATCGGCGATGATTTGGCGGACGGAAAGGCTACCATGCCCCTGTTGTATATACTAAAATACGGCACGCCGGAACAAAAAGAGTTGATCGAGAACAGCCTTAGGGAAGGAGGTTTAACCAATCTCGACAGCATTCTCAACGCGCTTGAATCAACGAAGGCCATTGAATTTACCAAAAATTTCGCGGCCCGGGAAATTGATCACGCCTTGAGTGCTCTTGCAATTTTACCGAATAGTCCGTATAAGGAAGCACTGACGGAACTAGCCCACTTTGCGCTTAACCGCAATCATTAA
- a CDS encoding GGDEF domain-containing protein: MSLANLFKKKPYSESDSLINHQRQYRMIKTVTIELIILGFLIIYVYFIYRIWDIVFLVAVANLLSFCILLLLHRTRNTTLCGHLITINLIMTTAAGNLLMAGVSSSYFVWFNVIPILAAVVVSGVGLITYSAITLGIIVFLFFHSAEPVSWLPSSEIIKLDFLNYLFSLLITCTLLYSLLKENVHYEQLLYEQNYLLKADKEKFHYLARYDHLTNLPNRSYFLTTAEYMISNAKPHQYLTIFFMDLDGFKRVNDHFGHEIGDGLLMQTGKRLQTCFREDDFLARLGGDEFTAILKHSANDKTPETIARRILREFNKSFAINSVTIDCKISIGLATFPVQAQSDDELIARADMAMYDAKKSGGNAYRIANSQCNKTANSS, translated from the coding sequence ATGAGTTTGGCAAACTTGTTCAAGAAAAAGCCGTATAGTGAATCCGATAGCCTGATAAACCATCAACGCCAATACCGTATGATAAAAACGGTCACTATTGAATTGATTATACTTGGCTTTTTAATAATTTATGTGTATTTCATCTATCGAATATGGGATATCGTTTTTTTGGTAGCCGTTGCCAATTTATTGAGTTTCTGCATTTTGCTGTTACTGCATCGCACCCGCAACACAACACTTTGTGGCCATTTGATTACCATAAACCTCATCATGACCACGGCAGCAGGCAATTTATTAATGGCCGGGGTCAGCAGTTCCTATTTTGTCTGGTTTAATGTGATTCCCATTTTAGCCGCCGTCGTCGTCAGCGGGGTTGGTTTGATTACTTATTCCGCTATCACGTTAGGGATTATTGTATTCCTGTTTTTCCACAGTGCGGAGCCTGTTTCCTGGTTACCATCCTCCGAAATTATCAAACTGGATTTTCTGAACTACTTGTTTTCATTGCTTATTACCTGCACACTTTTATACAGTTTATTAAAAGAAAACGTCCATTACGAACAATTGCTGTATGAACAAAACTACCTGCTTAAAGCAGACAAAGAGAAATTTCACTATCTGGCACGATACGACCATTTAACCAATTTACCCAATCGGTCCTATTTCCTGACTACGGCGGAATATATGATAAGTAACGCCAAACCCCATCAGTACCTCACCATTTTTTTTATGGATTTGGACGGCTTTAAACGCGTCAATGATCACTTTGGTCATGAGATCGGCGACGGGCTGCTCATGCAAACAGGCAAACGCCTGCAAACCTGTTTCCGGGAAGACGATTTTCTGGCGCGCCTTGGGGGCGACGAATTTACCGCTATCCTGAAACACTCCGCCAACGATAAAACACCGGAAACCATTGCCCGACGGATTTTGCGGGAGTTCAATAAGTCCTTTGCAATCAACAGCGTCACTATTGATTGCAAAATAAGTATTGGTCTGGCCACTTTTCCTGTTCAGGCGCAATCAGACGATGAACTAATCGCCAGAGCAGATATGGCCATGTATGACGCTAAAAAATCAGGGGGTAATGCCTACCGGATTGCCAATAGCCAATGCAATAAAACCGCCAATTCCTCCTGA